Within the uncultured Draconibacterium sp. genome, the region TTACGATACGAACTCTGGAAGTTTTGTGGCCAACAGCTATTCCGAAAGCGGAAACTTTAGTATGTCGACACTCACATTGGGAACTGCCTTCTTCAAAATTGGAAAAGAAGAAGTAACCAGCTCCGATGCTTTTGAAAACATGAAGGACTACCGCCGTGTAATTGCACATCGTTTGGCACAGCAACGCGGAACAAGTGGAGGTTATAATCCGAATGATCCGCATGCGAATTATCCGGGATATCCTGACGGATATGGTCCGAACTCGGTTGAGGTTCTTGTTCCGGCGTTCCTTGCGGCATATCAGAATAAAGATCCTGAAAGTGTATCGTTGAGCATGTTCCCGTCATTGAAATATATACGTCCGAACTGGAGCATTCGTTACGAAGGAATGGTTTCTCGAATTCCGGGACTGAATCAGGTAATGCGTTCGTTAAATTTCCAACATACCTACCGTTCAACTTACAATGTTGGATCGTATGCTACCAACCTGAACTTTATTGCAGGCGAGGATGGCTACACGATGGTACGCGACCTGGCCGATAACTTTGTTCCGGCCTACGATTTTAACACAGTAAGTATTGTTGAAGCTTTCAACCCGCTGATCAATATCGATATAATGTGGCTGAGCGATCTAACCACCCGCGGTGAGATTAAACGTGCCCGTAACCTGAACTTGTCGCTATCGAACAACCAGCTTACCGAGATATTGAGCAACGAATATATTTTAGGTGTGGGTTACCGTTTTACACGAATGGATTTGATCATAAAAACAAAGAATTCGCAACAGGCTTACTCGAACGATTTAAATGTTCGTGCCGATATTTCGTACCGTAAAACAAAAACTATTTTACGCCAGTTAGACGATGCTGCCGACCAGATTACGGCAGGACAAGGTAACTTTACTTTAAAAACGTATGCTGATTACCGGTTGAGTGACAAGTTTGAAATGCGTGTGTACTACGATCGTATTATTAACGATCCGTTTACATCGTTGTCGTACCGTACAACCAATGCGAATTTTGGAGTTAGTTTCCGTTTCACCTTATCGAACTAAAGTTAAAACAACCTTATTTTGAGAAACCGTTTTTAAAGCTTCTGCCAACAATATTTTGATATTTCAAAAAAAACTTTTTTCTTGCAGAAGATTAAAATTAAAAAATGCAAAAAATAAATACAATATGGCTTCCGTGGTGGGGTCTTCTTACGTAAGTTAGGAGTTAAAGAGCCATATTGGTATTTTTAAAGATATTTCAAAAGGCCTGCTTCTAACAAGAAAGCAGGTTTTTTATTTAACAAGATTACAATGACAAGAACAAATAACATTTGGTGGTGGCGTAGCAACTTTTTACAAATATCGTGAAGAGAGGATACGTCATTGCATAAATTAAAAGCGGCTCATCGGAATTCACGATGAGCCGTTTTTAGTTTAAACATCTTACTGACTACAATTTTGAATAGTATTACAAACAAATAAAAAAACAAAATGGAAAAACTCAATTTTAAACCGGTCGTACGTAAAATACTTGCCGACACCGTAACTCCGGTAAGCATTTATTTACGACTTCGCACGCTTTATCCAAAGTCGATATTGCTGGAAAGCTCCGATTACCACGGAGTTGAAAATGCCTACTCGTTCATTGCTTTTAATCCAATTGCGAATTTTAAAGTTACAAACGGCGAGGTTGGTATCGATTTGCCGGGCAGGGAACAGGAAAAATTCAAAATTTCGCCCGAAAAGAAGTTACACGATGAGTTGGACAACTTCTTTAAAACATTTAATGTTGATTCAGATGAAATTGAATTGCCGGCCAACGGATTATTCGGCTACCTGAATTTCGACGCCATTCAACATTTCGAAAGCATTCGTTTTTCATCACCAAAGCCGGAAGAATACCAAACACCGGAAGTACACTACAGCTTTTATAAATATGTTGTAGCCATCGATCACCACAAAAACCAAATCCACATTGTTGAGAACCTTTTGGAAAATGAAGAGTCGCAAATGGATTACGTTCATCATTTATTAGTGAACCTGAACTTCTCTACAGCCAGTTTCGATGTGCGTGGCGAAGAAAAATCGAATATCACCGACGAAGAATACATGCACATGGTAACCAAAGGTAAAGAGCACTGCTACCGTGGCGATGTTTTCCAAATTGTTTTAAGCCGCCAGTTCTCACAGGAATTTGTTGGCGACGATTTTAATGTTTACCGGGCACTTCGTTCCATAAATCCATCGCCGTACCTGTTTTACTTCGATTATGGAACTTACAGTATTTTCGGATCGAGTCCGGAAGCGGAGATCAGAATTAAAGACAACAAAGCATATATTCACCCCATTGCCGGCACTTTTAAACGTACCGGAAATGACGACCAGGACCGGGAGCTGGCAGAAAAGCTGAGCAAAGATCCAAAAGAAAATGCCGAGCACGTAATGCTGGTAGATCTTGCCCGTAACGATTTAAGTAGAAATGCTGACAATGTAATTGTAGAAACTTACCGCGAAGTACAGTTTTTCTCTCATGTTATTCACCTCGTTTCGCAGGTTTCGGGAGAAATTACCGACGATACCAACTTGATAAAAGTATTGGGAGAAACCTTCCCGGCCGGAACACTTTCGGGTGCACCAAAGTATAAAGCCATGGAACTGATCGACAAATACGAAAACCAGAATCGTGGTTACTACGGCGGTTGTATTGGTTACCTTGGTTTTGACAATTCGGTGAACCATGCGATTATGATTCGCTCGTTTTTGAGTAAAGACAAGAAACTGTATTACCAGGCAGGGGCCGGTATTGTTGCCGACTCGCAGGAAGAAAGCGAACTACAAGAAGTGAATAACAAACTGGCTGCATTGAAAAATGCGATTGAAATGGCTAAAGGAATTAATTAAAAACTTGAAATGATG harbors:
- a CDS encoding chorismate-binding protein, with translation MEKLNFKPVVRKILADTVTPVSIYLRLRTLYPKSILLESSDYHGVENAYSFIAFNPIANFKVTNGEVGIDLPGREQEKFKISPEKKLHDELDNFFKTFNVDSDEIELPANGLFGYLNFDAIQHFESIRFSSPKPEEYQTPEVHYSFYKYVVAIDHHKNQIHIVENLLENEESQMDYVHHLLVNLNFSTASFDVRGEEKSNITDEEYMHMVTKGKEHCYRGDVFQIVLSRQFSQEFVGDDFNVYRALRSINPSPYLFYFDYGTYSIFGSSPEAEIRIKDNKAYIHPIAGTFKRTGNDDQDRELAEKLSKDPKENAEHVMLVDLARNDLSRNADNVIVETYREVQFFSHVIHLVSQVSGEITDDTNLIKVLGETFPAGTLSGAPKYKAMELIDKYENQNRGYYGGCIGYLGFDNSVNHAIMIRSFLSKDKKLYYQAGAGIVADSQEESELQEVNNKLAALKNAIEMAKGIN